Sequence from the [Clostridium] scindens genome:
CCAGACGAACAGAGTGTTCTCTGGAAGTTTTTCCACATATGGAAGAGGGACATTTGAAGTTACGGCAATTGGAATGGAGACGGAAGTAGGAAAGATTGCCAAACTATTGAAGACAACATCGGAAAAACGAACGCCCCTCCAGATAAATCTGGATGATTTTGGAAAGAAACTGTCTATCATTATACTTGTATTCTGCGCAGTTCTATTTGCCATCAATGTGATAAGGGGCGGTTCTGCGGTAGATGCATTCTTATTTGCGGTAGCCCTGGCCGTAGCAGCGATTCCGGAGGCGCTTAGTTCTATCGTAACGATCGTACTGTCATTTGGCACCCAGAAAATGGCCAAGGAGCATGCAATTATAAGAAAACTTCAAGCGGTTGAGGGCCTGGGGAGCGTATCCATCATCTGCTCGGATAAGACAGGAACTCTGACGCAGAATAAAATGACAGTGGAAGACTATTATGTGGATGGAAAGAGAATCTCCGTGGCTGATATTAATCTTGATAACAGAAACCAGAAGATGCTTCTTAATTGCAGCATGCTCTGTAATGATTCCACTAATACAGATGGACAGGAAATAGGAGATCCGACGGAAACGGCATTGATCAATCTTGGAAGCAATCTTGGCATGGAAGCGGCTATGACCAGGGAACGGTATCCTCGTATGTCGGAAGTCCCATTTGACAGTGACAGGAAATTGATGTCTACAGCACATGTCTTCGATGATCGATATGTGATGGTAGTCAAGGGGGCGGTAGATGTCCTTCTGAGGCGTATGAGCCACATCAGGATTGGCGATACTGTTAGGGAGATAACGGACGAGGATCAAATGCAGATCGAGATACAGAATCTGGAGTTTTCCAGAGACGGGTTGAGAGTCCTGGCATTCGCATATAAAGAACTGGATGGAGAGAAAGAATTATCTATAGAAGATGAAGAGGGCCTTACATTCCTGGGATTGATCGCAATGATGGATCCGCCGAGAGAAGAATCCAAAGCGGCGGTAGAAGAATGTATAAAAGCAGGAATCAGGCCTATAATGATCACCGGCGATCATAAGATTACCGCGGCGGCAATTGCAAAAAGGATCGGCATACTGAAGGATGAATCAGAGGCTTGCGAAGGCGCTGTGATAGAAGAAATGTCAGATGAAGAACTGAAAGATTTTGTAGAGAAGATATCAGTATATGCCAGGGTATCCCCGGAGCATAAGATCAGAATTGTGCGGGCATGGCAGGAGAAAGGAAATATCGTAGCCATGACTGGGGACGGGGTAAATGATGCGCCGGCTCTGAAGCAGGCCAATATAGGCGTTGCCATGGGAATTACAGGAAGCGAAGTATCCAAGGACGCGGCGGCAATGGTTTTGACGGATGATAACTTTGCAACAATTATTAAGGCAGTTGAGAATGGACGAAATATATATCAGAATATCAAGAATTCCATACAATTTCTGCTGTCTGGAAACTTTGGCGCAATATTGGCCGTACTGTATGCATCAATTGCCGGACTTCCAGTACCATTTGCGCCAGTGCATCTGCTTTTTATCAACCTTCTGACCGATAGTCTTCCAGCCATTGCATTGGGACTGGAGCCGCATTCCAAGGAAGTCATGAAGCAGAAGCCGCGCCCCATGAATGAATCTATCCTTACAAAGCAGTATCTTCTGAGCATAGGCACTGAGGGGCTTGGCATAGGCATTATGACGATGGCGGCATTTTTGATTGGATACAGAAGCGGTGATGCCGTTCTGGCAAGCACGATGGCATTTGGTACTTTGTGCACCAGCCGGCTTGTCCATGGATTTAACTGTAAATCCAGCCGTCCGGTATTATTTACGAAAAGATTTTTTAATAATATCTACCTGATCGGAGCATTTTTAATTGGGCTTGTGCTGATTACAGGCGTACTGATGATTCCGGGGCTGCAGGGAATATTCAAAGTAGCAAGCCTAAATATTGGGCAGCTGCTTACAGTATATGGACTTGCATTATTGAATCTGCCTGTGGTACAGTTGTTGAAATGGATTAGAAATTCTAGATAGGAACAGGAGATTTTATGGAATTAAGTAGAGAGACGGTAAAAAGAATAAAAGGATTGATTGTGTTTGCCGCATTGGTTGTAGCCTGTCTGTGGAAGTATGATGTGGTGGTATCGGTTCTTGCATTTATCTTTCATGTCATATTTCCATTCGTGCTTGGCGGAGCGATCGCATTCATTTTGAATGTGCCGATGAATTTTATACAGAGGCATCTATTCGCGCCGGAGAGGGTAGAAAGGCATAAGATACAGAAGAAGATTGCCCGTCCGGTCAGTATGCTGATCGTAATATTCGGAGTGTTTGGCATTGTGGCACTTGTAATGTTTGTTTTGATTCCACAATTAGGGGATACATTCTCTAATCTTGGAAGCAGCATTCAGGCTTTTATCCCAAAAGTACAGGAATGGGCGGAAAAATTATTCCATGACAATAAGGAGATTATGACCTGGGTCAACAGCCTGAAATTCGATTGGAATAAGATCATGGACGCAGGCATAGATTTCTTCAAGAATGGGGCAGGGAGCGTGCTTGATTCTACGATTACTGCCGCAAAGAGCATTGTGAGCGGGATTACGACCTTCTTTATCGCATTTGTATTTGCGGTCTATATCCTGCTTCAAAAGGAAAAACTGGGTATTCAGGCTAAAAAGGTCTTATTTGCCTTTGTAAGGAAAGGCCGGGCTGAGGCTGCAATGGAAGTATTGTCTCTGACCTACAATACGTTCTCAAACTTCCTGACCGGCCAGTGCCTGGAGGCCATTATCTTAGGAAGCATGTTTGTCATAACCATGACGCTTTTCAAACTACCCTATGCTTTGCTGGTGGGGATTGTGATCGCGTTTACGGCCTTGATCCCAATATTCGGCGCATTTATCGGCTGTGCCTTGGGAACCTTCCTGATATTTATGGTAGATCCATTTAAGGCGCTTATGTTTGTAATCTTGTTCCTGGTACTCCAGCAGATAGAGGGGAATCTGATCTATCCTCACGTAGTAGGTAATTCAGTAGGACTTCCATCCATCTGGGTATTGGCGGCAGTCAGCATCGGAGGAAGCCTGTTGGGGATCGTTGGAATGCTGATTTTTATACCGATTATCTCTGTAGTATATGCGCTGTTCAGGGAAATCGTCTACTTGAAATTAAGACAAAAGAAGATTAATCCCAAAGAACTTGAATAACCGATCCAAGAAAATCTGTTATAATATTGTAGTGTTAAAAAATTTTAGCGTTGCGAATGGGATCGTGCGGCAGGATATGGTACAGATATATTATGTACATCAATAAAGAAGACAGACGGAGCAGGGCCATAGGCAAGGGTCCTGCTCTATATTACTCTATTGCGCCTGCTACGAACGGTCCATAATTTTACAGTAAATGACGGCAACAGCCGTACTTATGGCAGTGGAAATGATTCCGGCGCCTACGATGGCAGCAGGATTGACGCTTCCATACTGGCTCCGGTAGGCAATGACATTTACCGGAATTAATTGCAGGGAGGAGATGTTGATAATCAGAAAGGTGCACATCTCATTACTGGCAATTCCCTTTGGACGTACCGGACCTGGAAGCCGGTGGCTTCGCCTGTCTTCCTCTAATTTACCGAGTTCGTCCATGGCGCGCAGTCCGGCTGGCGTTGCTGCCCAGCCCAGGCCCAGGACATTGGCTATGATATTGGTGGTGATGTGTTCCTCGGCAGGGTGCCCGGCGGGGAGTCTTGGGAATAAGAAGCGTATAATCGGACGGATCTTTTTGGAAGCGCCCTTAATGATTCCGGCCTTCGTCGCAATCTCCATAAGACCCACCCAGAAGGACATGACGCCCATCATAGTGATGCACAAGGTAATGGCCTCTTTGGAAGAGTCAATGGCTGCATTGGTAATATCCGGCATGCGTCCGGTAAAGGCGGCAAAGATAATGCCAATCAGTATCATGCCGGCCCACAGATAATTCAGCATATAAAATCCTCGTCTGGCTTTTTAATATAACGTATGAGCCGGGATGGATATTTATCACAAAGACATAAGAAAGAGGCGGAAGCAATTGGTTCCTTGCTTCCGCCATCCTTTATGTCTACTATTTGATTACTTCTTTGATAATTCTGTGCCAGTTCTTATAGGCAATCTTTTCAATCTCATCTTCGTGGAATCCGACGCGCTTCATTTCTTCAATGACATTTGGTACATAAGAAGCATCCTCAAGTCCGATGGTAAAAGGAGTAGACTGGCTGCTGAAAGAGCCCAAGGTATCTCCCTCCAGGAATTCAGAAAAGTCAAATCCGAAACCGACATGATCAATGCCCATTACTTCCACCATATGGACAAGATGTTTTACCAGGTTTTCCAGAGTCTGCTTATCTTCCTCCATATGAACGAATTCGTTGAATGAATTGAGCCCGACTATGCCGCCTGTGCGTGCCAGTTCTTTTAACTGGTCATCCATCAGATTCCGCGGGCGGTTGCACAGTGCCCGGCAGTTCGAGTGGGTTGCTACAACAGGGCCTGTGGCAGTGTCAAGGAGATCCCAGAAGGACGCATCATTTAGATGGGATACATCCAGTATCATTCCCAGATCCTGAATCTTTCTCACCGCCCTGCGTCCTACGTCTGTTAACCCACGCTCCGGGGTGCCAAGGGCTCCGGTAGCCAGAGGATTTTCCTCATTCCAGGTAAGCCCTGCATGCCTTGCGCCAAATTGGTAGAACTCGTCGATAAGGTCTAAGTCTTCCCCAATGCTCTTTAAACCTTCCAGTCCGATAAATGCATACATCTTTCCTTCGCTTCTTGCAGTCATCATATCGGAGTATGAGCGCGATACCTTAAGGATATCAGCACAATCAGGCTCTTCGCAGGCAATGGCCTCCATCATCTGGCGGGTACGCTTCAGCGGGTCCTTGTCATAGGGAGGATCATTCCATATTACGAAGATGCCTCCTTCGATCTGCCCTTTTTTCAGCCGTTCATAATGATATTTACGGAAGATATCACGTTCTCCCTTTAGATGGTGCTGCGTTACATCGGTCCAAATATCAGAATGTGCATCAAAGTTCATAAAAACACTTCCTTTCTTTTGTGTAGATAAGTCTAAATAAATCAGGGACGGACAGTTGTCCGTCCCTGATCATTTTCCTGGATTCAGGATGTTATTCAGTTTTATAATCCTAAGATGCTGCCTACAATCAATCCAAAGTATGTTCCAAGCACATATCCCAGAGTACCAATCAGTACGATAGGTCCTACCAGCTTGGTCCAGCCCTTAGATACAGCCATAGCAACGGCCGTTGTTGGTCCGCCGATGTTAGCATTGGAAGCAAGGATAATATCTTCCAGATTGAACTTCAGTAACTTTCCAGCGATCAGGCTGAAAAGCATATTTACGATTACGATGATAGCCGCAAATAAGAGCAGTAACGGCGAATTCTTGATAATCATAGGTACGGATGCCGGAACACCGATTACGAAGAAGAACAGGTAGATTAAGAATGTACCCAGTTCCTGCGTACCTTTGATCTCGCCAAAGAACTTAGGTGCAAATGTTGCACAAAGCATGGCAATTGTCGTAATCCATAAGTACATATTTCCGAACAGCGTATTGATTATCTGCAGGAATGTATTAGATGTCGGTATCACGCCTGCAAGTCCTGTAGATATTACGTTAGACAGCGCAACAATGACAAATCCTGTTGCAGCGGCCAATGCGATATCTTTCAGGGAGATTTCTTTTCTGCCCCAGAACGCAGAAGCATTTGTCTCATTTTCCTTTACATTGGCTCCGGCAGCCGCTTCCACTTCATCCACATATGGATGCTTGAAATGCTTGCGGAAGAATCCGATAGATGGCATTGCTATCAGTACGAAGAAGTACAGTACCATCAGCAAGTTATCTGCAACCGTTGCAGCAGATATCATGTCGCCAGATACATCGAATGCTGCTCCAAGAGCGGCAAAGTTTACCGTGCCTCCGATATAGGTTCCGGTAAATACGCCCGCAAGTCCGGCAAGTTCCGGAATAAATTTGTGGAGCGCCGCATAAGCAAGAAGCGCGCCGCAAGCGGTACCTACCGAGCCGATCAGGAATATAATCAGGATACGTCCGGATTCCTTTCCGATCTTTCTCATATCGCACTGCAGTAATAACAGAGGAATGGAAAGTGGTACAACGTAACCCCATACGGCATCCCATACAGGAGCGTCCATTGGAATAATTCCAAAGTTCGATAAGATGATTGCGAAAATCAGTGCAACGATGGCACCGGTCATTTTTGCTGCCCATTTATATCTCTGCTCCAGATATATTGCGGCAGCGGCGCCGGTAGCACAGATAGCCCACAGCACCCATGTGTTATCCGCTCCAACCAGCGGATTTTGTAGATCGAATATATGTCCCCACATACTCTCGTCCTCCTTTCAAAAATCCTTTTTTGAAGAATTTTCGTCAATTTTTACAATTGAACTAATAACAGTATACAAAAATTGTCAATAAAAGTCAATGAATGTGAAGAAAGGACAGGATTATGCTTGGAAAATCAAAGGAAATCATTGAATTTTACAGAAAATTACTTTCGTTTGTCCAGAGTCCTCCATACAGTCAGAAGCATGGTGACGAAACAGGCCGTTCCTCCGATAAAATTAGATACAGGCTCTGCAAGGAATACTCCGTCTGTACCAAGACTGGCTATGGTAGGAAGCCATAACGTCAGAGGAATTACGATGATAACCTTGCGGAATAAGGAAAAAAATACAGCCTGCCTGGATTTGCCAAGCGCTACAAAGGTTGACTGGCCAGCAAACTGCAAGGCCATCATAAAGATGCCGAAGAAGTACAGATGCATGGCAGGCACGCCTTCTTTTAACAGTTTCGGATCGCTATTGAACATCCGGATGAAGACGTGCGGGAAAAAGAATAGGAATGCCCACATTACCAGAGTAAATACAATACAGGATATAGCAGTAAAGGAAATGGCAGACTTCACCCTTCCATATTTTTTCGCCCCATAATTGAAACTCATAATGGGCTGTGCCCCGCTGGTAATTCCCATGACTGGCATGGTTATAATCTCCCGAACGGAATTGATTACCGTCATGATTCCTACATACAGGTCGCCTCCGTATCTCTGCAGGGTAGCATTGCACATGATCTGGACAGAACTGTTGGTAATTGACATGACAAATCCAGATAAGCCCAGGGCGGAGATTTCCCTTATAAGCGAGAAATTTAAATGTAATTGTTTTCTTGTTAATTTTATAATTGCTTTTTTCCTGTAAGAAAATGAAGTACCCAGATGCAGGAGACACATTGGGATAGGATAGTGGCGGTTGCGGCGCCACGGACGCCCATATGAAATACGAAGATAAACAGTGGATCCAGTACAAGATTCAAAAGCGCTCCGATTGAGACGGTCAACATTCCTGTTACGCCGAATCCCTGAGCGTTAATAAAATTATTCATGCCAAGACTGACCATGACGAACAAGGTGCCCAGAAGATAAATACTAATATAGGCATTCGCATATGGATAGGTCACGTCGCTTGCTCCAAAAAGATAGAGGAGCGGATGCTTGAACAGGTAGCAGAAGACAGCAAGAAGAGCGCCGGATGCAAGGAGCATGGCAAAAGAATTCCCCATAATCCGTTCTGCCCTCTCTGGCTCGTCTGCTCCGCGCGCCATGGAAAACAGAGGCGCACCGCCCATTCCGAACAGATTGGCGAATGCGGTAATAATAGTGATGACAGGCAGGGTAAGACCGATGCCTGTCAATGCTTGCGTGGATGTATGCGGAATGTGGCCGATATAGATGCGGTCCACAACGTTATATAAGACATTAATTAACTGGGCCAGCGTCATGGGAATGGCCAGACGCAGAATATTGGCCGAGACGCTTCCCTGGCCAAAGTCCTTTTCTTTGTTCATGAAATCACCGCTTTTTCCAGAGCCAGAGTGCAGCAATGATTCCAATCGTATACAGGATGCTGACTAGGATGGAAGGATTATCTTTTAATAAATAAGTAACTGCAACGACGGCTGCAAGAGAAACCGTTAGCTGGAATGCAGTGAAGATACGTTTTTCGCGGGTTTCTTTTGCCTGCTGGCTCATTTCTGCTCTCTTCTGCTCTAATTCCAGGTATTTCATAAGATCCTTTTCATTGAGGTGGGAAAGGATCCATTGATCCCTGGAAAATCCGTCCTCATCGTCTTCCGATGAATAAGAATCCATTATTTTTTTATCTGGCTTTTCCTTTTTGAAAAAATGAAAGTCTTTTTGCCGATCAGATTGTGGCTCGTCAGAAGAAGACTTTTCCTCTTTCACTTTGTCTTCTTTGGCTTCTGCTTCAGGCGATGTGGCTGCCTTTGGCTCATCAGAAGTATCAGGGGCAGTCTTTGGTTCTTCAGATGCCTTCACTTCTCCAGTGGTCTCGGGTGCTGCGTTCTTTTGTTCTTCAGTCATAGGATGTTCCTCCGTTAGGTATTTTATATATGCTACATGTATTGCAGATTTATCTTCATGATATAGATTGTAGACGTTTTTCCACATATTTTCAAGGCTATTCAGCATATATTGGGAATAGACTTCACACGGAAATGAGGATACCCGATGAAATTATTCATGTATGTCACGGATTTTATCGTTCCGCTGGTAATATTCGGAATTGTCAGTTATGGAGTGCTGATGAAGGTAAATGTCTATGATACCTTCATCAAAGGAGCCAAAAGCGGCTTTTTCACGGTAATTAAAATAATGCCGACGCTGATTGGGCTTATGGTGGCAGTAGGGGTGCTGCGCGCTTCGGGATTCCTTGACTTTCTGTCAGGAATTATCGGGCAGTTCACGGAATACATCGGATTTCCAGGAGAACTGGTGCCGCTTACGGTGGTAAAGATGTTTTCATCTTCGGCGGCCACGGGGCTGCTTCTGGATGCGTTCAAGGAGTATGGAACGGACTCGTACATAGGACTGGTGGCATCCATCAGCATGTCCTGCACGGAGACTATATTCTACACCATGAGCGTCTACTTTATGACAGCCAAAGTCACGAAGACCAGATATACTCTGGGGGGGCGCCATGCTTGCGACCTTTGCCGGGCTTGTGGCCAGCGCGGTGCTGGCTGGTATGATGGTGGCCGGGTAAAGGGGTGCCTGTCTTTCATCAGGGAATCCGGCATAAAGACGCTTTTAGGGACTCTACGAATAATTGGGCCAGATGAGTAAGATAAGCATCCTTTTGATATACGGCGGCCAAGGACCAGGACAAGTCAGGAAGATCAAGGGCGAAGTAAGTAACGTTTCCAGGATGATTGCAGACTTTGGCCCCTTCTTCTGGAACCAAGGTACAGGCAATACCGGTGGCCACCAGGTTAATTGCGGTGGTCAAATTGCCAGTTTCCAGGAGAATCTCTGGTTCAATGTGATGCTTTCCAAGAATATGGTTGATTTCATGAGTGAGATTCTGCCCTGGCTTAGTCTTTATAAGCGGAAGCTGAAGAAGCGTCTTGGCAGGCGCGATGGGATACCCATCGGAAATGCGGGCAGCATCCAATAAGGTACGAATGTATGGATGCCGTGTAGGCGCCGCCAGAAGAATTCGTTCTTCAAAGATAATATCGCTGGTCAATTTTCGGTAATCCAAGGTATGGGGGAGATTCATGACCGCAATATCCAGTTTTCCATTCATCAAAGCTAAGGCAAGCTTGTCAGAATGATCTTCCATCAATTCAATGCGGATGCCAGGATACTGACGATGAAATTCAGGAAAGATATCTGGAAGCAGGCAGGCTCCGCGCCAGAAAGCGACGCCAAGCCTCAGACATCCGCTTTCCTGGTTCTTGATATCCTGGAATTCTTTTTTTATATTTTCTTCTAATCTCATCATCTGTTTTACAGACTCATAATATCGTTCTCCCGTATAAGTCAATTTTAATGGAGATGTCCTGTGGTTAAACAGCTCTACACCAAGTTCAGATTCCAGACGCCGCAGATACTGGCTGAGGGAAGGCTGGGAGACATATAGGATTTCTGCCGCCCTGGTAAGGCTTCCAGCTTCTGCAATTGCAACAAAGTATTCATAATTCCGAAACATCATGACACATATCCCTTCTAATAATTATAATATTAATATTATAATCATTATATCACTTTATGTCTTTGACTGAAAGCAATATAATGGGTAAAATAAGAATTGAAAACAACATTGTGCACAAAATACTGTTGTATAATTAATTAGAGATTAGCAAAATGACAAAAACATAACAAAGATTAGTAAATTAATAAATATAATATTTTTGTTATGAACAATTGTGAGGGATAATATGTTTGATCTGATCATAAGTAATGGGCACTTGATGGATCCCCGCTGTAATCTGGACAAGCAGGCGGACATTGGAATAAAAGGCCAGCATATTGCGGACATTGGGAATCTGGCAGACAAGGAGTGCTTACAGTCGATAGATGCCGATGGCTGTATGGTGGTACCTGGATTCATTGATTTCCATGCCCACGCAGCATATGGAATCAGTGATTTTTCTATGCCGGCCGATCTCGTACAGATTCCAAGCGGAGTTACATCTATGGTGGATGCTGGATCCACGGGAGTCACAGATTTTGAGGCGTTTTATCACCGTAATATTATTACCAGTATAATGACGGTCAAAAGTTTTCTGCATGTGGCAAGCGAAGGGCAAAGGACGCATCTGAAATACGAAAATCCGGACCCTGCACGATATGACCGGGAAAAGATAAAAATGCTGTGTGAAACATATAAGGATAATATTATAGGCTTAAAACTTCGGCAAAGCAGGGACATAGTAGGGGAACTCGGACTTAAGCCGCTTAAAGGCGCGCTTTTACTGGGAGAAGAAGTAGGGCTTAGACTGTCGGTACATGCTACAGACTCGCCGGGAGATATCAGGGATACGCTTAGTCTGCTGCGCCCGGGGGATATTTTCTGTCATATGTATCATCAGAAGGGACAGACAATCCTGGATGAAAAAGGGAATGTGCTGCCGGAAGCCTGGGAAGCCAGGGAAAGAGGAGTCCTGTTTGAGTTAGGGCACGGGGCGTTTAATTTTTCGGGAAAGATAGCGAAGGCTGCTATAGAGCAAGGATTTCTGCCGGATATTATTAGTTCGGATTTGAGCCTGCTGTCTGCGTTTAAAGAGCCGACGTACTCATTTTCATATATCTTGTCAGAACTTTTGAATCTTGGAATAGGATTGAAAGATATTATTACCAGATGTACAGACATCCCCGGACGCCTGATGGGGATGGAGCAGGAGGGATTTCTGATGGCAGGAGGCATTGCGGACATAGCAGTGTTTAAAATTATAGATAAAGAGCTTCATTATATAGACCGCTACCATAACCAATATGAAGGTAATCGGCTGATCAAGCCGCAGTTAACGGTCAAGGAAGGACATATCGTATACCGCCAGGCAGATTATGTATCATCCCTTGCAGATAAAAAGGAGGAAACCAGAGAATGAAAAAAGCAATCAGCATTCTGACGGTCATCTGCATGATGCTTGCGCTGGCCGGATGTAACAGCAAAACCGTACTTTCAAACGGAGAAACAGTCACGGCGAAGCGAGTATATCAGCTGGGACATGTCAATACCAGTGCAGAGGATGACCAATACCAATATTTTGCTATGGTCTTTGCAAATAAAATAAAGGAACTTTCAAAAGGAGAGATCGCAATTGATATAGTGACGGACTCCGTTCTGGGTGGAGAAAGAGATATGATGGAAGGCATGAAACTTGGAACCATCGATATGGCGCTTATCACGAACTTCAGCTTGGGTTCTTTTTCTACCGAATGGGAGATATTTGATCTGCCTTATATCTTTCAGGACAGAGAGGAGGCATATTCTATATTGGATAATGAGAAAATTATGGGACCAATGGAGAAGAGGCTGTATGATCAATGGTCAGTAAAAGTTCTGTCGTATGGAGATGGAGGATTTCGCCATACCATGAATAACGTGCGTCCGATCAACAAGGCTGAGGATATGAAGGGAATGCGGCTGCGTCTTCCAGAGACAGCGATATATGTGGACGCATTTAAGGCTATGAACGCGAATCCTACGACATTGGCATTTAGCGAGACATTTACTGCGGTGGAGCAGGGAACTGTGGATGGCCTGGAATTGCCAATCTCCTCATTCCACTCTACCGGCTATGGAGAAATCTGCGATTATCTTTCGCTGACAGGCCATTTTTATTCTCCTTACCAAATGGATGTTTCCAGTTTTGTATGGGAAAACCTGACGAAAGAAGAGCAAGGATGGTTCGAGGAGGCAGCAAAAGAAGCCATGGAAAAGGAGAGGGTGTTTGTACAGGAAAAGGAAGAAGAGTTCCTCG
This genomic interval carries:
- a CDS encoding cation-translocating P-type ATPase encodes the protein MLTSEQARKNQEIYGFNELVEGKKKSMVQIFLEQFKDFLVIILIIAAIVSGFLGDAESAAVIFIVITINAILGTVQTVKAEQSLNSLKQLSAPEAKVIRDGVVIQIPSREVTVGDEVVIEAGDCIPADGKLLECASLKVDESALTGESLSVEKSLEEVPEGAALGDQTNRVFSGSFSTYGRGTFEVTAIGMETEVGKIAKLLKTTSEKRTPLQINLDDFGKKLSIIILVFCAVLFAINVIRGGSAVDAFLFAVALAVAAIPEALSSIVTIVLSFGTQKMAKEHAIIRKLQAVEGLGSVSIICSDKTGTLTQNKMTVEDYYVDGKRISVADINLDNRNQKMLLNCSMLCNDSTNTDGQEIGDPTETALINLGSNLGMEAAMTRERYPRMSEVPFDSDRKLMSTAHVFDDRYVMVVKGAVDVLLRRMSHIRIGDTVREITDEDQMQIEIQNLEFSRDGLRVLAFAYKELDGEKELSIEDEEGLTFLGLIAMMDPPREESKAAVEECIKAGIRPIMITGDHKITAAAIAKRIGILKDESEACEGAVIEEMSDEELKDFVEKISVYARVSPEHKIRIVRAWQEKGNIVAMTGDGVNDAPALKQANIGVAMGITGSEVSKDAAAMVLTDDNFATIIKAVENGRNIYQNIKNSIQFLLSGNFGAILAVLYASIAGLPVPFAPVHLLFINLLTDSLPAIALGLEPHSKEVMKQKPRPMNESILTKQYLLSIGTEGLGIGIMTMAAFLIGYRSGDAVLASTMAFGTLCTSRLVHGFNCKSSRPVLFTKRFFNNIYLIGAFLIGLVLITGVLMIPGLQGIFKVASLNIGQLLTVYGLALLNLPVVQLLKWIRNSR
- a CDS encoding AI-2E family transporter; the protein is MELSRETVKRIKGLIVFAALVVACLWKYDVVVSVLAFIFHVIFPFVLGGAIAFILNVPMNFIQRHLFAPERVERHKIQKKIARPVSMLIVIFGVFGIVALVMFVLIPQLGDTFSNLGSSIQAFIPKVQEWAEKLFHDNKEIMTWVNSLKFDWNKIMDAGIDFFKNGAGSVLDSTITAAKSIVSGITTFFIAFVFAVYILLQKEKLGIQAKKVLFAFVRKGRAEAAMEVLSLTYNTFSNFLTGQCLEAIILGSMFVITMTLFKLPYALLVGIVIAFTALIPIFGAFIGCALGTFLIFMVDPFKALMFVILFLVLQQIEGNLIYPHVVGNSVGLPSIWVLAAVSIGGSLLGIVGMLIFIPIISVVYALFREIVYLKLRQKKINPKELE
- a CDS encoding nucleoside recognition protein, with product MLNYLWAGMILIGIIFAAFTGRMPDITNAAIDSSKEAITLCITMMGVMSFWVGLMEIATKAGIIKGASKKIRPIIRFLFPRLPAGHPAEEHITTNIIANVLGLGWAATPAGLRAMDELGKLEEDRRSHRLPGPVRPKGIASNEMCTFLIINISSLQLIPVNVIAYRSQYGSVNPAAIVGAGIISTAISTAVAVIYCKIMDRS
- a CDS encoding dipeptidase gives rise to the protein MNFDAHSDIWTDVTQHHLKGERDIFRKYHYERLKKGQIEGGIFVIWNDPPYDKDPLKRTRQMMEAIACEEPDCADILKVSRSYSDMMTARSEGKMYAFIGLEGLKSIGEDLDLIDEFYQFGARHAGLTWNEENPLATGALGTPERGLTDVGRRAVRKIQDLGMILDVSHLNDASFWDLLDTATGPVVATHSNCRALCNRPRNLMDDQLKELARTGGIVGLNSFNEFVHMEEDKQTLENLVKHLVHMVEVMGIDHVGFGFDFSEFLEGDTLGSFSSQSTPFTIGLEDASYVPNVIEEMKRVGFHEDEIEKIAYKNWHRIIKEVIK
- a CDS encoding DUF819 domain-containing protein encodes the protein MWGHIFDLQNPLVGADNTWVLWAICATGAAAAIYLEQRYKWAAKMTGAIVALIFAIILSNFGIIPMDAPVWDAVWGYVVPLSIPLLLLQCDMRKIGKESGRILIIFLIGSVGTACGALLAYAALHKFIPELAGLAGVFTGTYIGGTVNFAALGAAFDVSGDMISAATVADNLLMVLYFFVLIAMPSIGFFRKHFKHPYVDEVEAAAGANVKENETNASAFWGRKEISLKDIALAAATGFVIVALSNVISTGLAGVIPTSNTFLQIINTLFGNMYLWITTIAMLCATFAPKFFGEIKGTQELGTFLIYLFFFVIGVPASVPMIIKNSPLLLLFAAIIVIVNMLFSLIAGKLLKFNLEDIILASNANIGGPTTAVAMAVSKGWTKLVGPIVLIGTLGYVLGTYFGLIVGSILGL
- a CDS encoding LysR family transcriptional regulator codes for the protein MMFRNYEYFVAIAEAGSLTRAAEILYVSQPSLSQYLRRLESELGVELFNHRTSPLKLTYTGERYYESVKQMMRLEENIKKEFQDIKNQESGCLRLGVAFWRGACLLPDIFPEFHRQYPGIRIELMEDHSDKLALALMNGKLDIAVMNLPHTLDYRKLTSDIIFEERILLAAPTRHPYIRTLLDAARISDGYPIAPAKTLLQLPLIKTKPGQNLTHEINHILGKHHIEPEILLETGNLTTAINLVATGIACTLVPEEGAKVCNHPGNVTYFALDLPDLSWSLAAVYQKDAYLTHLAQLFVESLKASLCRIP
- a CDS encoding amidohydrolase family protein; translation: MFDLIISNGHLMDPRCNLDKQADIGIKGQHIADIGNLADKECLQSIDADGCMVVPGFIDFHAHAAYGISDFSMPADLVQIPSGVTSMVDAGSTGVTDFEAFYHRNIITSIMTVKSFLHVASEGQRTHLKYENPDPARYDREKIKMLCETYKDNIIGLKLRQSRDIVGELGLKPLKGALLLGEEVGLRLSVHATDSPGDIRDTLSLLRPGDIFCHMYHQKGQTILDEKGNVLPEAWEARERGVLFELGHGAFNFSGKIAKAAIEQGFLPDIISSDLSLLSAFKEPTYSFSYILSELLNLGIGLKDIITRCTDIPGRLMGMEQEGFLMAGGIADIAVFKIIDKELHYIDRYHNQYEGNRLIKPQLTVKEGHIVYRQADYVSSLADKKEETRE
- a CDS encoding DctP family TRAP transporter solute-binding subunit, whose translation is MKKAISILTVICMMLALAGCNSKTVLSNGETVTAKRVYQLGHVNTSAEDDQYQYFAMVFANKIKELSKGEIAIDIVTDSVLGGERDMMEGMKLGTIDMALITNFSLGSFSTEWEIFDLPYIFQDREEAYSILDNEKIMGPMEKRLYDQWSVKVLSYGDGGFRHTMNNVRPINKAEDMKGMRLRLPETAIYVDAFKAMNANPTTLAFSETFTAVEQGTVDGLELPISSFHSTGYGEICDYLSLTGHFYSPYQMDVSSFVWENLTKEEQGWFEEAAKEAMEKERVFVQEKEEEFLAQMADNGLKINELEDKDSLAKAATAIYEDYRDEIGSDLLDNVLGELGRN